The Acanthochromis polyacanthus isolate Apoly-LR-REF ecotype Palm Island chromosome 2, KAUST_Apoly_ChrSc, whole genome shotgun sequence genome contains a region encoding:
- the nkd1 gene encoding protein naked cuticle homolog 1, translated as MGKLHSKHAAICKPRESPEGDSFVVNACLARKGIDDWLVKQKYYCTSSRLEQQDCHHKNNCGLTTRNSIDEACAEGIGDEHYRLEVALPPEKTDSCCVEEKMQERGSQSPAGPQKQLQFEELECAVSVEEDNRQEWTFTLYDFDNNGKVTREDITSLLHTIYEVVDASVNHSPGSSKTLRVKLSVAPDSSQRWRSCTQGAADMPHPREKNDKCIEDPKSADKKSRALLRRHHSDHHTQPGCQRHCVDENLERRNHYLDLAGIENYTSRFGAAPTAEPTKAEPQTRSSNQTRSRSHEPENGHSHSHHRRLQTVVDTVAPDSLHPARPRGQDSGKHALRSPKTHSRTPPAQISGRVMRSRGVPPPPVLVSQTPPHQSAAPYRKHKQRSKESQAYRALGSLAAPGPVVEKEQVRDLPSVLLYEGGLAQVVQRHEHHHHHEHHHHYHHFYQS; from the exons ATGGGTAAACTGCACTCGAAACATG CGGCTATTTGTAAACCGAGGGAGAGTCCCGAAG GAGACAGCTTCGTGGTGAACGCCTGCTTGGCCAGGAAGGGCATCGACGACTGGCTCGTTAAGCAGAAATACTACTGCACGAGCTCCCGTCTGGAGCAACAGGACTGTCACCACAAGAATAACTGCGGTCTGACCACACGG AACTCCATTGATGAAGCATGTGCCGAGGGGATTGGTGACGAACACTATCGTTTAGAAG TGGCTTTACCCCCGGAGAAGACAGACAGCTGCTGTGTAGAGGAGAAGATGCAGGAGAGGGGCAGCCAATCTCCCGCAGGGCCACAGAAACAGCTCCAGTTTGAA GAGTTGGAGTGTGCTGTGTCTGTGGAGGAGGATAACAGGCAGGAGTGGACCTTCACCCTCTACGACTTTGACAACAACGGCAAAGTTACCAGAGAG GACATCACCAGCCTGCTCCACACCATCTATGAGGTTGTAGACGCTTCTGTCAACCATTCTCCTGGCAGCAGCAAGACATTGCGGGTCAAACTCTCTGTGGCTCCTGACTCCAGCCAGCGGTGGAGGAGCTGTACACAGGGTGCGGCAG acatgCCCCACCccagagagaaaaatgacaagtgCATCGAAGACCCCAAGAGTGCAGACAAGAAGTCTCGAGCACTCCTAAG GCGCCACCACAGTGACCACCACACCCAGCCTGGCTGCCAGCGCCACTGTGTGGATGAGAACCTGGAACGCAGGAACCACTACTTGGACCTGGCAGGCATTGAAAACTACACATCCCGCTTCGGAGCCG CTCCCACTGCAGAGCCAACAAAAGCAGAGCCTCAGACCCGGTCGTCCAACCAGACTCGTTCTCGCTCCCATGAACCAGAAAATGGACACTCCCATTCCCACCATCGCCGCCTGCAGACTGTTGTGGACACTGTTGCTCCAGACAGCCTCCACCCCGCCCGGCCGAGAGGCCAAGACTCAGGGAAGCATGCCCTCCGTTCTCCTAAGACCCACAGCCGCACACCTCCTGCACAGATCAGTGGCAGGGTGATGAGGAGCCGAGGGGTCCCCCCTCCTCCTGTCCTAGTTAGCCAGACCCCTCCTCATCAGTCCGCAGCCCCCTACCGCAAACACAAGCAGCGGTCCAAGGAGAGCCAGGCCTATCGGGCTTTAGGCTCTCTGGCAGCTCCAGGACCAGTGGTGGAGAAAGAGCAAGTGAGAGACCTGCCCAGCGTGCTGCTCTATGAGGGGGGGCTGGCCCAAGTGGTGCAACGGCATGAGCATCACCATCACCATGAACATCATCACCACTACCACCACTTTTACCAGTCCTGA